One Vanessa atalanta chromosome 20, ilVanAtal1.2, whole genome shotgun sequence genomic window carries:
- the LOC125072038 gene encoding uncharacterized protein LOC125072038 isoform X1 — MCRYVAIVAFAMVELMTCAPPPLRVTIDCGSDEDPAQISNSRSAELFRSNSHFDVDSFCNLIHNAIPQVVKDGKIVVEQDLDQDGLGDSLAPVAIAPPSGFIPKLGFPKLKPPRLRTPMLNVPKLRPFQGALKPPKIGSPMSFRSLRYEEQSSAERLEKFKKGVQKMLHFVKVLGKIDQYLSERTRIVIDKLTKTFVD; from the exons ATGTGTCGGTACGTGGCGATTGTCGCATTTGCGATG GTCGAGTTGATGACGTGCGCTCCTCCGCCTCTCCGAGTGACAATTGACTGTGGATCTGACGAG GATCCTGCACAAATCTCCAATTCAAGGTCAGCTGAGTTATTTAGAAGTAATTCACATTTTGACGTTGATTCCTTCTGTAATTTGATTCACAACGCAATTCCTCAAGTGGTTAAAGATGGGAAGATTGTCGTCGAACAAGATCTCGATCAGGACGGACTGGGTGATTCCTTAGCCCCAGTAGCCATCGCTCCACCCAGTGGCTTCATACCTAAATTAGGATTTCCGAAATTAAAACCTCCGAGGCTAAGAACACCAATGTTGAACGTACCAAAGCTGAGACCTTTTCAGGGAGCTTTGAAACCGCCTAAAATAGGATCTCCAATGTCATTTCGTTCCTTGAGATATGAAGAGCAATCGAGTGCAGAAAGATTGGAAAAGTTTAAAAAGGGTGTTCAGAAAATGTTACATTTCGTGAAAGTTCTGGGAAAGATAGATCAGTATTTATCGGAGAGGACAAGAATTGTTATTGATAAGTTAACGAAGACCTTTGTCGACTGA
- the LOC125072038 gene encoding uncharacterized protein LOC125072038 isoform X3, which produces MTCAPPPLRVTIDCGSDEDPAQISNSRSAELFRSNSHFDVDSFCNLIHNAIPQVVKDGKIVVEQDLDQDGLGDSLAPVAIAPPSGFIPKLGFPKLKPPRLRTPMLNVPKLRPFQGALKPPKIGSPMSFRSLRYEEQSSAERLEKFKKGVQKMLHFVKVLGKIDQYLSERTRIVIDKLTKTFVD; this is translated from the exons ATGACGTGCGCTCCTCCGCCTCTCCGAGTGACAATTGACTGTGGATCTGACGAG GATCCTGCACAAATCTCCAATTCAAGGTCAGCTGAGTTATTTAGAAGTAATTCACATTTTGACGTTGATTCCTTCTGTAATTTGATTCACAACGCAATTCCTCAAGTGGTTAAAGATGGGAAGATTGTCGTCGAACAAGATCTCGATCAGGACGGACTGGGTGATTCCTTAGCCCCAGTAGCCATCGCTCCACCCAGTGGCTTCATACCTAAATTAGGATTTCCGAAATTAAAACCTCCGAGGCTAAGAACACCAATGTTGAACGTACCAAAGCTGAGACCTTTTCAGGGAGCTTTGAAACCGCCTAAAATAGGATCTCCAATGTCATTTCGTTCCTTGAGATATGAAGAGCAATCGAGTGCAGAAAGATTGGAAAAGTTTAAAAAGGGTGTTCAGAAAATGTTACATTTCGTGAAAGTTCTGGGAAAGATAGATCAGTATTTATCGGAGAGGACAAGAATTGTTATTGATAAGTTAACGAAGACCTTTGTCGACTGA
- the LOC125072038 gene encoding uncharacterized protein LOC125072038 isoform X2 has product MITNVELMTCAPPPLRVTIDCGSDEDPAQISNSRSAELFRSNSHFDVDSFCNLIHNAIPQVVKDGKIVVEQDLDQDGLGDSLAPVAIAPPSGFIPKLGFPKLKPPRLRTPMLNVPKLRPFQGALKPPKIGSPMSFRSLRYEEQSSAERLEKFKKGVQKMLHFVKVLGKIDQYLSERTRIVIDKLTKTFVD; this is encoded by the exons ATGATAACAAAt GTCGAGTTGATGACGTGCGCTCCTCCGCCTCTCCGAGTGACAATTGACTGTGGATCTGACGAG GATCCTGCACAAATCTCCAATTCAAGGTCAGCTGAGTTATTTAGAAGTAATTCACATTTTGACGTTGATTCCTTCTGTAATTTGATTCACAACGCAATTCCTCAAGTGGTTAAAGATGGGAAGATTGTCGTCGAACAAGATCTCGATCAGGACGGACTGGGTGATTCCTTAGCCCCAGTAGCCATCGCTCCACCCAGTGGCTTCATACCTAAATTAGGATTTCCGAAATTAAAACCTCCGAGGCTAAGAACACCAATGTTGAACGTACCAAAGCTGAGACCTTTTCAGGGAGCTTTGAAACCGCCTAAAATAGGATCTCCAATGTCATTTCGTTCCTTGAGATATGAAGAGCAATCGAGTGCAGAAAGATTGGAAAAGTTTAAAAAGGGTGTTCAGAAAATGTTACATTTCGTGAAAGTTCTGGGAAAGATAGATCAGTATTTATCGGAGAGGACAAGAATTGTTATTGATAAGTTAACGAAGACCTTTGTCGACTGA